One Fontisphaera persica DNA window includes the following coding sequences:
- a CDS encoding ROK family protein has translation MSEPAKQEYLVGVDLGGTKILAGVFTSNLKLVGTAKLSTKANRGPSAVIDRIARCVQDAVDECDLDLKQVRAVGVGAPGSIDPEAGKVIFSPNMPGWENIPLKKELEKRLELPTFVENDCNVCTLGVYEAELEAKPKHVIGIFVGTGIGGGLILDGKLFSGYNLTAGEVGHMVLEVNGPKCGCGNKGCFEALASRTAIFRRIQTAIKDGQKTVLTDMLGQNLDDLRSGDLRKAIRRGDKFVEKVIEEAAEYIGIAVGNLINIINPEVIVLGGGVLDALEDEMMAIIVETARDYAMPGTAKGIEIIASKLGDEAGITGGAVLARRMLKAQPKN, from the coding sequence ATGAGCGAACCTGCCAAGCAAGAATATCTGGTCGGTGTGGACCTGGGCGGCACCAAAATCCTGGCCGGCGTTTTTACCAGCAACCTCAAATTGGTGGGCACTGCCAAGTTGAGCACCAAGGCCAATCGTGGCCCGTCCGCCGTGATTGACCGCATTGCCCGGTGCGTGCAGGACGCGGTGGATGAATGTGACCTGGATTTGAAACAGGTGCGCGCCGTAGGTGTGGGAGCACCGGGCTCCATTGACCCGGAAGCCGGGAAAGTCATTTTTTCACCAAACATGCCCGGGTGGGAAAATATCCCCCTGAAGAAGGAGTTGGAGAAGCGGCTGGAGCTGCCCACTTTTGTGGAAAACGATTGCAACGTCTGCACGCTTGGGGTGTACGAGGCCGAGCTGGAGGCCAAACCCAAACATGTGATTGGCATTTTTGTGGGCACGGGGATTGGCGGCGGTCTGATTCTGGATGGCAAATTATTCAGCGGTTACAACCTGACCGCCGGGGAAGTGGGCCACATGGTGCTGGAAGTCAACGGGCCCAAATGCGGATGTGGCAACAAAGGTTGCTTTGAAGCACTGGCCAGCCGCACCGCCATTTTCCGGCGCATTCAAACGGCCATCAAGGACGGACAGAAGACCGTGCTCACCGACATGCTGGGGCAGAATCTGGACGATTTGCGCAGCGGGGACCTCCGCAAAGCCATTCGCCGCGGGGATAAATTTGTTGAAAAAGTTATCGAAGAGGCGGCCGAGTATATCGGCATCGCCGTGGGCAATCTCATCAATATCATCAACCCTGAAGTCATCGTGCTGGGGGGCGGCGTGCTGGACGCTCTGGAAGATGAGATGATGGCCATTATCGTGGAGACCGCCCGGGATTATGCCATGCCCGGGACGGCCAAGGGCATCGAAATCATCGCTTCCAAACTGGGCGATGAAGCCGGCATTACCGGCGGCGCCGTTCTGGCGCGGCGCATGTTGAAAGCCCAGCCCAAAAATTGA